The proteins below are encoded in one region of Dehalobacter sp.:
- a CDS encoding NFACT family protein — translation MALDSITLYHLLKELEPVLVGTRIDKIQQPEKEEVHLLLRSPGKNLRLLLNAGSTSARLHLTEQNKKNPVSPPMFCMILRKHLEGGKIIGISQFGLERIITLTVQNYNERGDLQDYQLILEVMGKHSNLILVDPQTNIILDGIRRYSHLLSRHREVLPGRLYISPPSQHKAEAVSDEQKWMSVILGYPLDRKVCDVLVNLFDGISPELAKELVLRACLELDVLLDNCGQIDLSRLFQAYSFFLLAKQDTAADPCVYYQSGRDKNMPAAFTFIPYVQYEDLKLQKTPFLNDAVDLYYTQRMTSQKNESKKGSLRKVVQDHFMHVSKKDGIYHETISKAQKGLKAQKLGELLTANLYQLSPGMKEVTVEDYTDPDYKPVTIALDPNLTGIDNAQRYYKTYNKAKATIRKTEPLQEAAQEEMNYLQTLALSIDQAEDDIELNEIYQELIDQGYISKKQDKHVTKKKQSAGKEQNSFSQPHVYLSRSGKTILVGRNNKQNDRMTWREARSSDLWLHVKNIPGSHVIVPLTEDEEFPDDNTLLDAAALAIYFSQARGSTHVPVDYTHVRQIKKPRGAKPGMVVYEQNWSLLLTPEPDAIERLLATEQ, via the coding sequence ATGGCCCTTGACAGTATTACACTCTATCATCTATTGAAAGAGCTTGAGCCGGTTCTGGTTGGAACGCGTATTGATAAAATTCAGCAGCCTGAAAAAGAGGAGGTCCATCTTCTACTGCGGAGTCCCGGAAAAAATTTGCGTCTGCTGTTAAATGCCGGCAGCACTTCCGCCAGACTGCATCTGACTGAGCAAAATAAAAAAAATCCTGTCTCACCTCCGATGTTCTGCATGATTCTACGCAAACATCTCGAAGGCGGCAAGATTATCGGGATCAGTCAGTTCGGACTGGAACGCATCATTACCCTGACCGTACAGAATTACAATGAAAGAGGCGATCTTCAAGATTATCAGCTTATCCTGGAAGTCATGGGCAAGCACAGCAATTTGATTTTAGTCGATCCTCAGACCAATATTATTCTGGACGGAATCAGACGGTATTCCCATCTCCTGAGCAGGCACCGGGAAGTGCTTCCCGGAAGATTGTATATCTCGCCGCCTTCCCAGCATAAAGCCGAAGCTGTCAGCGATGAACAAAAATGGATGTCAGTCATCCTCGGGTACCCGCTTGACCGAAAAGTCTGTGATGTCCTGGTGAATCTGTTTGACGGTATCAGCCCTGAACTGGCCAAAGAGCTTGTTCTGAGGGCTTGTCTTGAGCTAGATGTGCTTCTTGACAACTGCGGGCAAATTGACCTGAGCCGTCTTTTCCAGGCTTATTCCTTTTTCCTGCTGGCCAAACAGGATACAGCCGCTGATCCGTGCGTATATTATCAGTCCGGACGGGACAAGAACATGCCGGCTGCTTTTACCTTTATTCCGTATGTGCAGTACGAAGATCTCAAACTTCAGAAAACACCGTTCCTAAATGACGCGGTAGATTTGTATTACACCCAAAGAATGACCAGTCAGAAGAATGAGTCCAAAAAAGGCTCGCTCCGTAAGGTTGTCCAGGATCATTTTATGCACGTCAGCAAGAAAGACGGCATCTATCACGAGACAATCTCCAAGGCTCAAAAAGGGCTAAAAGCTCAAAAACTAGGAGAACTTTTGACGGCCAATCTCTATCAGCTTTCACCGGGTATGAAGGAAGTTACCGTAGAAGACTATACCGATCCCGATTATAAACCTGTTACCATTGCGCTTGACCCAAACCTGACCGGCATTGATAATGCACAGCGCTACTACAAGACCTACAATAAGGCCAAAGCAACAATCAGAAAAACTGAACCATTGCAAGAAGCTGCCCAGGAAGAAATGAATTATCTTCAGACGCTCGCTTTAAGCATTGACCAGGCTGAAGACGACATCGAACTCAATGAAATCTATCAGGAGCTGATTGATCAAGGGTATATCTCCAAAAAACAGGATAAGCATGTGACGAAAAAGAAACAGTCTGCTGGAAAAGAACAGAATTCCTTTTCTCAGCCACATGTCTATCTGTCTAGAAGCGGCAAAACCATTTTGGTCGGACGCAACAATAAGCAAAATGACCGGATGACCTGGCGGGAAGCGAGATCAAGTGATCTTTGGCTTCACGTCAAAAACATTCCGGGTTCCCATGTCATCGTTCCTTTGACCGAAGATGAAGAGTTTCCGGACGACAATACGCTACTCGATGCTGCGGCACTGGCT
- a CDS encoding calcium-transporting P-type ATPase, PMR1-type produces MQRQVWHILTCGEICKGFEVDPEKGLSDREVSRRLAEFGPNSLVVKKGVNPVFLFLGQFKDFMVLVLMVATLISGLLGEIADAVTILAIVFLNAVLGFIQEYKAERSMESLRSLTAPEAIVLRNSRTEKVPASGLVPGDILMLEAGDRIPADIRWLKTSNIRVEESALTGESQPVAKMNQPLIDEYSPVADRKNMGYMGTVVVNGRGLGIVIATGMNTEMGMIAGMIQEVNEEETPLQKRLAQLGKWLVTISLAVCVVVVVTGILQGESFEKMFFAGVSLAVAAIPEGLPAIVTVALAIGVQRMVKRNAVIRKLPAVETLGCATVICSDKTGTLTQNEMTVRRIFCDNQVITLTGQGYDPKGDYHGADPYKDKGPLKELLRCAALCNNAVLTKKGIQVAGLFRGKSQDSIWGIEGDPTEGALLVAAAKAGVWREALERKEQRVAEIPFESERKRMTVIYKNKEEYKAYVKGAPDVVLGLCSREMTKDGVVELTSERRKQILFYNDEMASHALRVLALGLKDVRRGEPNGDVENDLIFLGLTGMIDPPRTSAVKAIKVCQAAGIKPVMITGDHKLTAQAVAKELGIIHGFNERVVTGIELDQMTDEDLSNMVMNISVFARVAPRDKLRIVRALKKNGQIVAMTGDGVNDAPAVKEADIGVAMGQTGTDVTKEASAMVISDDNFSAIVAAVEEGRGIYDNIRKFIRYLLSCNLGEVLTMFLGTLTGLPLPLLPIQILWVNLVTDGLPAMALGVDGTEPDIMKRVPRQPEESVFARGLGQKILIRGTIIGLATLFVFVIGLWYGVGLLAARTMAFTTLVFSQLFHVFDCKSERRGIFEVGIFSNPLLVVAVAISVIMQLSVIYLPALQAIFKTTALVGWQWFVILVAACGPSLIIGLTRLIRNRYQPAKSSPNFSFKKSVH; encoded by the coding sequence ATGCAGCGGCAAGTATGGCACATATTAACCTGCGGAGAAATATGCAAAGGATTTGAAGTAGATCCTGAAAAGGGTCTTAGTGATAGGGAAGTCAGCCGGCGGCTGGCAGAATTTGGTCCGAATTCTCTGGTTGTAAAAAAAGGGGTTAACCCGGTTTTCTTATTTTTGGGTCAGTTTAAGGATTTCATGGTTCTGGTGCTGATGGTTGCTACGCTTATTTCAGGTCTGCTGGGGGAAATTGCGGACGCAGTAACCATTCTGGCTATTGTTTTTCTAAATGCAGTGCTCGGCTTTATTCAGGAATACAAGGCTGAAAGGTCCATGGAATCGCTGCGTTCCTTGACTGCACCGGAGGCGATAGTTCTGCGTAATAGCAGGACGGAAAAGGTACCTGCTTCCGGCTTGGTTCCGGGGGACATCCTTATGCTGGAAGCAGGTGACCGGATACCTGCCGATATCCGATGGCTGAAGACCTCGAACATCCGTGTGGAAGAATCAGCGCTGACCGGAGAATCCCAACCGGTCGCTAAAATGAACCAGCCTTTGATTGACGAATACAGTCCGGTTGCCGACCGAAAAAACATGGGCTATATGGGAACCGTGGTTGTGAACGGAAGAGGACTTGGGATCGTTATAGCCACAGGCATGAATACTGAGATGGGGATGATTGCCGGAATGATTCAGGAGGTGAACGAGGAAGAGACGCCTCTGCAAAAAAGGCTGGCCCAGCTTGGGAAATGGTTGGTCACGATCAGTCTTGCCGTCTGTGTTGTTGTCGTGGTGACAGGAATTTTACAAGGGGAAAGCTTCGAAAAGATGTTTTTTGCCGGAGTATCTCTGGCAGTCGCTGCAATCCCTGAAGGTCTTCCGGCAATTGTTACGGTTGCGCTGGCAATCGGTGTGCAGCGGATGGTCAAACGCAACGCAGTAATCCGAAAGCTTCCGGCTGTGGAGACCCTGGGCTGCGCGACTGTAATCTGCTCAGATAAGACCGGAACGCTAACTCAAAATGAAATGACGGTCCGGCGGATTTTCTGCGATAACCAGGTCATTACGCTGACGGGCCAGGGCTATGACCCCAAAGGCGATTATCATGGCGCTGACCCGTATAAGGATAAAGGCCCTCTGAAAGAACTGCTCAGGTGTGCAGCCCTGTGCAATAATGCTGTATTAACGAAGAAAGGAATTCAGGTGGCAGGGCTTTTCAGAGGCAAAAGTCAGGACAGCATCTGGGGAATCGAAGGTGATCCGACGGAAGGCGCCCTTCTGGTTGCGGCCGCCAAAGCGGGAGTCTGGCGGGAGGCTTTGGAACGGAAGGAACAAAGGGTTGCGGAAATCCCTTTTGAATCGGAACGGAAACGGATGACGGTTATTTATAAGAATAAAGAGGAATATAAAGCCTACGTCAAAGGAGCTCCGGATGTTGTTCTGGGACTATGCTCGCGGGAGATGACAAAGGATGGCGTGGTGGAGCTGACCTCCGAAAGAAGAAAGCAAATTCTGTTTTACAATGACGAGATGGCATCGCATGCACTCAGGGTTCTGGCACTTGGGCTGAAAGATGTCCGGCGTGGCGAACCAAACGGTGATGTGGAAAATGATCTAATATTCCTGGGTTTGACCGGGATGATCGATCCGCCACGTACGAGTGCGGTGAAAGCGATAAAAGTATGTCAGGCTGCCGGGATCAAGCCGGTCATGATTACCGGGGACCATAAGCTGACGGCGCAGGCTGTCGCGAAAGAACTCGGGATCATTCACGGATTTAATGAACGGGTCGTTACCGGAATAGAACTTGATCAAATGACAGATGAAGATCTAAGCAACATGGTCATGAATATTTCGGTGTTTGCCCGGGTCGCACCAAGGGATAAGCTTAGAATCGTCAGGGCTTTAAAAAAGAACGGCCAAATTGTAGCGATGACCGGAGACGGCGTCAATGATGCCCCCGCTGTGAAAGAAGCTGATATTGGGGTCGCCATGGGGCAGACCGGAACCGATGTCACCAAAGAGGCCTCGGCTATGGTAATCTCTGATGACAATTTTTCGGCGATCGTCGCAGCGGTCGAAGAAGGAAGAGGAATTTATGACAATATCCGAAAGTTTATCCGGTACCTTCTTTCCTGCAATCTCGGAGAAGTGCTGACCATGTTTCTGGGAACGCTTACAGGGCTACCGCTGCCTTTGCTGCCGATACAAATTCTCTGGGTCAATCTGGTTACGGACGGTTTGCCGGCGATGGCTTTGGGAGTGGATGGAACAGAGCCGGATATCATGAAGAGGGTTCCGCGTCAGCCGGAGGAAAGTGTGTTTGCACGGGGATTAGGACAAAAAATTCTAATCAGGGGAACGATTATTGGTTTAGCGACACTCTTTGTATTTGTTATTGGTTTATGGTATGGCGTCGGCCTTTTAGCGGCACGGACCATGGCGTTTACCACGCTTGTTTTTTCTCAGCTTTTCCATGTCTTTGACTGCAAGTCGGAACGCCGCGGAATCTTTGAGGTTGGTATATTTTCCAATCCATTGCTGGTTGTGGCAGTAGCAATCTCTGTTATCATGCAGCTATCGGTAATCTATCTTCCGGCTTTGCAGGCAATTTTCAAAACAACAGCGCTGGTCGGCTGGCAATGGTTTGTCATTCTGGTGGCTGCCTGCGGACCAAGCTTAATCATCGGCCTGACACGACTTATTCGGAACAGATATCAGCCAGCTAAATCCAGCCCCAATTTTAGCTTCAAGAAAAGCGTTCACTAA